Genomic segment of Iocasia fonsfrigidae:
AGGTTGTTGTTACATTAAATCTTCTCATTAAAATAACACCTGGCCTTTCGAAAGCATTATTCCTCTAAGTTCTTATACTATATTATACCGTGTTTTCCATAAAATTAAAAGGCACTCTATCTAAATGAAAAAGGAAATGATTTTTAACTATTTTACAATTGAATTGATAAAATTAATCAGATAAGCTATAATAATGTATAAATAATTCAAAAAATTACTGCCTGTGGTGCAACCTTAAACTGTTCTTGTGTGTTTTAGCCAAATACGTAGTGCCTGTGGTGCAACCTTAAACTGTTCTTGTGTGCTTTAGTCAAATACGTAGTGCCTGTGGTGCAACCTTAAACTGTTCGAACAGACTTTTTAATATAAATTTATAAGGAGAGTGACTATGATATGGATTATTTTTTGACAGAAAAGCAAAAAATTATTTGCAATCTTGCCCGGCGTATAGCAGAGGAAAAAATTGTTCCAGTTGCAGCAAAATATGATGAAAGTGGAGAATTCCCCTGGGAAATAATGAAAATTATAGCTCAGACTGATATGTTTCGGGTCTTTATCCCGGAAAAATATGGGGGTTTAGATGGTGGAGTTTTAGAAATGGCACTGGTTACTGAAGAATTAAGCAAGATATGTGGTGGAATTGCTCTTGGTTATGCTGCCACAGGGTTGGGTTCTATGCCAATTTTATTATTTGGAAATGAGGAACAAAAAGAAAAATATTTACCTCAGGTAGCTGATGGTACTATTGCTGCTTTTGCCTTAACTGAGTCAGAAGCTGGTAGTGATGCCAGTAATATGCAGACAACTGCTGCTAAAGATGGCGATTTTTATATTTTAAATGGTACAAAACAATGGATTACAAATGGTGGAGAAGCTGATCTTTATACTGTTATAGCCATGACCAATAAAAGTAAGGGCTCCAGAGGTGCTACTGCTTTTATTGTTGAAAAAGGGACTCCTGGTTTTAGTTTTGGAGTTAAAGAGGATAAAATGGGTATTCGAGGGTCTACCACCCGTGAATTAATTTTTAACAATTGTCGTATTCATAAAAGTCAGATTTTGGGAAGAATCGGAATGGGCTATATAGTTGCTTTAAAAACCCTGGATCGGACACGCCCTGGAGTTGCAGCCCAGGCTGTTGGTATTGCACAGGGAGCAATAAATGTCTGCCTTAAATATACTAAAGAAAGAGAACAGTTTGGGCAAACCATTGCCAGTTTTCAAGCAACAAGGCATATGTTAGCTGATATGGCTATGCAGACTGAAGCTGCCAGATCTCTTGTTTATAGTACTGCTCGTATGATTGATTCTGGTGCAACCAAGATTGGAAGAGAATCTGCCATGTGTAAGTGTTTTGCTTCTGATGTCGCTATGAAAGTGACCACAGATGCTGTCCAGATTTTTGGAGGATATGGATATATGAAAGATTATCCAGTCGAAAAAATGATGAGAGATGCCAAGATAACTCAAATCTATGAAGGAACAAATCAGATCCAGCGTAATGTAATTGCTGCAACACTCTGGAATTAGAAAAAGGAGGTTTTAAAAATGAATATTGTTGTTTGTATTAAACAGGTTCCTGATACAACTGATGTTAAAATAGATAAAAAAAATAATACTTTAATACGTAGTGGTGTGAAAAGTATTATTAATCCATATGATGTTCATGCTATTGAAACTGGATTGCAAATTCGAGATGAGTTAGGGGGAAAAGTTACTGTCATAAGTATGGGCCCTCCTCAGGTAAAAGAATCCTTAAAAGAGGCGGTTTCACTGGGTGTAGATGAAGTTGTCTTGATCAGCGACAGAGCTTTTGCTGGCGCTGATACTTTAGCAACATCTTATACTCTAGCCAAAACAATAGAGAAAATAGGTGAAGTTGATTTAATATTATGTGGAAAACAGGCTATAGATGGTGATACAGCTCAGGTTGGCCCGGGTATTGCTGAACATCTGGCGATACCTCACTGCACATATATAAAAAATATTACAGAAATAACTGAAAAAAGTATTACTGTTCAGAGAAAGATTGAAGGTGGCTTTGAAATTGTTAAATTACAATTGCCTGCTTTATTAACAGTTAATAAAGAAATAAATGAGCCACGATTACCTTCTATCAGGGGTATACTGAAGGCCAAAGAAATAGATGTACCAGTCTGGACTGCAAACGACCTTGTTCTGGATAAAGCTGCTATAGGACTTGATGGATCTCCTACTCAGGTAGTATCTATAGCAACACCAGAAATTAATATCAAAGGTGATATATTTAAAGGGACACCAGAAGAACAGGTAAATAACTTGGTTAAAATCTTTTGTGAACAACAGATATTAGGATAGGAGGCGTTTATTATGGGTATTTTTGTAACAGAAGAATGTACAGGATGTAAATTATGTATCAGATCATGTCCCTTTGCTGCCATTGAGATAAAAGATAATCAAGCTGTTATCCTGGATAATTGTACACTTTGTGGTTCATGTGAATCTGTATGTCCTGTTCAAGCAATAAAAATTGAAAAAGAGGAAAAAACAAAGGATTTTTCAGATTATAAGAATGTCTGGGTTTTTGGTGAACAGAGAGAAGGTGATTTAAATTCTGTCGTTCATGAATTAGTTGGTCAGGGAAGAAGATTAGCCAATAAACTAAAAGAAAACTTATCTGTTATCTTACCTGGTTATCAAAATATAGCTCAGGCTAAAGAATTAATTAATTATGGTGTTGATAAAGTATATCTTATAGATAAAAAAGAGCTTGCTGAGTATAATGATGAATATTATACCTATGTAATGGCAGAATTAATTAAGAAATATAACCCCTCTATTGTGCTTATGGGGGCCACTACAATTGGCCGCTCCCTGGGTCCCAGAGTAGCAGCTAGAATTAAAACAGGTTTAACTGCTGATTGTACTAGTCTTGATATAGATGATAAAAGTAAGATCTTACTACAGACACGACCTGCTTTTGGGGGAAATATAATGGCTACTATAGTCTGTAAAAATCACCGGCCACAAATGGCTACAGTAAGACCAGGAGTTATGAAGGCAGCAGAAAAACGGGAGAATTATGAAGGAATAATTAGCAAAGAAGATCTTGATTTGAGTAAGGTGATCTTAAAAACTGAGGTTATCGATATAGTCAGAGAAATTGAAGATAGTATTAATATAGCTGAAGCAGATATTATTGTTTCAGGAGGTCGTGGAGTTGGTTCTGGAGAAAATTTTAATCTTATCAGAGAGTTAGCTGATACTTTAGGTGGAGCAGTAGGTGCCTCCAGAGCTGCTGTTGATAGTGGTTGGATATCACATGATCATCAGGTAGGACAGACAGGTACAACTGTAGCTCCCAGAATATATATTGCCTGTGGTATATCAGGTGCAGTCCAGCATCTGGTTGGTATGAAATCATCTGATATTATTATTGCTATAAATAAAGACCCTGGCGCATCTATCTTTAATTATGCTACTTATGGTCTGGTAGGAGATTTATTTAAGATAATCCCTCTATTAATAGAACAGTTAAAAAGTGGTGCTACTATAAAAGAATCAGCAGCCAGTTTTGAGAAATAATTAAAACAAAGGAAGCAACGGGGCGGTCTGTTGCTTCTTTTTTCTTTACTTTTAACATGAGCTCCCGAAGGCGGGGCATTATTCTCCACATTTTTGTTCAAATCATCAAATAAGGTATTACTCTCATCAAGTAATATATTGACAGCTTCTTCAATACCTTTTTCTGGCTGACTAAGCCAATTCATTCTATTTCTGGCAATCCTATTGCCCTTAACAACAGCTCTGTAGATACCTCCAATAATAAAAAGATATCACAACAAAGAAATAGCAGCTTTTCTACACCAAAAAAATAAATAAATCATAGAATAAGGTATAAATGAAATAGGGGAGAGAAGATGGGGGTATATGATCAAGAATATAAGATGATACTAAGATCCACGCAGTGGGTTTTTTCCAGACTAAAAAAGTCTCTTTATCAGGGCGAGGGGTTTTCCCTGATCAGGATTGGTGATGGGGAAACAAGGGCTATTGCTCATAATGATTTGATAAGTATGGATGCAATTCCACCCTGGTTAAGTTATGCAGGGGTTGAACTGCCTGATAAGGGTTTAAAAGATAAGCTGCTTAAATCCATTAGATGTGCTGATATAATAGGTCTTCCTTTTGAGAAAAACTATTTTTTTAAACCCCTTATGTTGGAGATAATAAAAAAATATGGTTTAGCATTTTCAAATATCTGTAATAATAGGATAAATTATGACCTTTATACTCTAGGCTATCTGAACAGTCTTTTAAAGGGCAGGAGGATTATTATTGTAGGTAGAAAGGCAGCAGAAGCTGCAGGGTGTTTTGCTGCCGCAAACCTTGTTGCCACCTATGACTTGCCTGGAATGTATGGTGTTGATAATACCTACCGGGAGATAAGTAAAAAAAGGGATTTTGAGATTGCACTTGTAGCAGCTGGTATACCTGCTGTTGTTTTATGCCCAAAACTTGCCCGGCTGGATAAGATTGCCCTGGATTTAGGTCATGTCCTGGATAGTATTGTAACCCCTGATAAAAGTCTCTTTCAGTTAATGGGAGAATGGTTGAAAGAAAATAATTTTTCATAAAGTGAGGAGATAATACTATGTCTGGTTTTACCAGTATAATAATTTTAACATATAATCAATTACATTTAACTAGAGTGTGTCTGGGGAGTATAAATACCTATACCAAAAAACCCTTTGAGTTAATCTTTGTTGATAATGGTTCAACAGATGGAACAGTTGACTATTTGCAAAGAATTAGAGAGGCCAAATTAATCTTAAATAAAGAAAACCTGGGTTTTAGTAAGGGAGTCAATCAGGGGCTTGAACTAGCCCGGGGAGAGGAAATTCTCCTGTTAAATAATGATACAATTCCATCACATAATTGGCTTAGTAACCTACAAAAGTGTCTTTATAGTAGGCCTGAGATTGGAATAGTTGGTCCCAGGAGTAATTATGCTGGTGGAAGGCAGGGGGGAATAGCGGGAGATTTCTCTACAATAAACCAGATACATAGTTTTAGTAAGGAATTTAACATACCTAATCCCTGTAAATGGCATGAGGTAGAACTTATTACAGGTTTTTGTATGTTAATAAAGAAGAGGCTTATAGACCAGCTCGGCTTATTTGATGAGAGATTTAAGTATGGTATGTTTGAGGATTGTGATTACTGTAAGCGTGCCCTTAATCATGGTTATAAATTATATTGTGCTGGAGATACTTTTATCTATCATGTAGGGAGCCGTTCTTTTCATCAGAACAATTTGAATATGGCAGAGATATTTTATCATAATAAAAGGTTGTTTGAAGAGAAGTGGTGTAATGGAAGTGTTGGTAAATGAGACTTTTATTTATCAATTCTGGATTAAAGGGTATACCAGAGGGTTACACCAGGTCTATTATGGATGTCTTAAATAACTGGCCTTCACTGGAGGTTATGGAGGTCTGGCCACAGGAATTAACTATTAATACAATAAAAAGTTATTACCCTGATTTAATAATGGCTTTTCATGGTAATCTTACACCACTTGATATTATTCAATATGCCCATACAAGGGGTATATTGACCTTTATCTGGATTGTAGAAGACCCTTATGAATTAGATGTTCATACCAGTGAATGGCTCCATAGCTATGACTATGTTTTTACTACTGAGATAGAGGCCTTAGCTTACTATAACAGTCATAATGTCTTTTATTTACCCTGGGGGACCAATACTGAGATTTATCACCCCTGTTCAGTCCCACTTAAATATAGGAGCGACCTCTGTTTTGTGGGTATGGGATTTAAAAACAGGGCAGAAATCCTGAATGCAATAGCTGAAGAGATAAAGGGTCTGGATGTAAAATTGATCGGCAACTGGGAGAAATGGGGAGCAGAGTTAAAACCCTGTCTACAGGATTATGTTCTGCCTGTTCACAGCCGGGCTGAAGAGGTAGCCCGGTTTTATGCAGGGGCCAGGATAAATCTTAATATCCATCGGGACCCTGTTGATGATATAAATGTAAATACACCTGGAATTGGGGCTGAAAGCCTTAATAATAGGACTTTTGATATTGCTGCTGCTGGAGGTTTTCAAATTGTAGATGATAAAAGGAAAGAGTTGAATAAATTTTACTGCCCTGGTAAAGAGATAGTAGTTTTTAGGGATCCACATGACCTGGCTAATAAAATTAAGTATTACCTTAGAGATAATACGATAAGAAAAGAAATAACAGCGAATGCCTTTTTCAAGACAGTGAATTACCACACATTTAAAAATAGAATAACCCGAATGTTCAATATAATAAAAAGGGGATATGATTTATGATATCTATAATAATGTTGTCCTACGGGAGTAATATTTTGACCAGACAGTCTATTGACAGCATTCTGGAGCATACCAGTACTGACTATGAACTTATTGTTGTTGATAATAATAGCGGTCTCTTACTTAGAGATAAAAAATACAAGGGGATTAGATTAATTAAAAACAGGGGTAACCCTGGTTATGCCAGGGGCTGTAATCAAGGGGCAGATCAGGCCAAAGGCAGATACCTACTTTTTCTCAACAATGATACAATTGTAACCCCTGGCTGGCTTTTAGCTATGTATCAGGTTATGCTTAAAAATAAAGACGTAGGGATTGTTGGTAGTAAATTACTTTTCCCAGATACAGGGAGGATACAGCATGCCGGAGTAATTTTTATCGATAGATTACCTGGGCATATCTATTATAATGAAAGTCCCTTTGAAGTACCTATAGAAGAAGAAAAGGAGTACCCAGCTGTGACAGGGGCCTGTTTACTTATTAGAAAAAGTCTCTTTGAGAGGGTAGGTGGTTTTGATCATTTGTTTATTAATAGCTATGAGGATATTGATCTCTGTTTAAAAATCAGAGGGCTGGGCTATCGAATTATTTATACACCTGATAGTCTGGTCTATCACTATAGCTCAAAATCACCTGGCAGGCATAGATATGATAAGAGAAACCTGGCTTTATTACTTAAAAAATGGCAGGGCAGCAGTTTGTTGAGTTAGTAGTAGGCTTTATCATTAGGAGGGTTTATGGTTTCTATAATAGTGGTTAGTTATAATTCCCTTGATTATCTGGTAATGACCCTTAATTCGCTTATTGAAAAGACTAATTATCCCTGTGAACTTATTGTAATCGATAATAGCTCTGATAATCAAACCCGGGACTATTTAAAGAAAAAAACGGAAGATTATAAAAGTAGGATAGACTTTAAGTTGATGCTAAATAAAGAAAATAAAGGGTATAGTCAGGCCTGTAATCAGGGTATTAAAATGGCTGATGGCAAATATATATGTTTGATGAATAATGACTTAATCTTAAGTAAAAACTGGCTTGAGAGATTACTGGTACATCTGAAAAATAATCCCTCTGCTGGTATGGTTGGTCCATTGGGAAAAGGAATTGGTGGTGAACAAAACTATGTAGGTATTTACCGGCAGCTAGCTTATAGGTATCCTGAAAAGGGCGAACTGGATAAATTCTCTGATTATTTATATAAGAACTTTAAAGGTGATTATACAGAAACAAAGTTTTTGATCGGCTGTTGCCTCCTACTTAAAAGGGAAGTCATAGAAAAGGTTGGGCTTCTAGATGAAGGGTTTTTTATGTCTGCTGATGATTTTGATTATTCCCTTCGCACCAGGATAGCTGGTTTTTCCTTATATGTAGCAGAAGATGTTATTGTGCACCACTACTGCCATCAATCATTTGCTTCCCTTATGCCGCCACAAGAAGAGGAGATGTTCAGGCAGGCCTGGTCCTATTTTAATAATAAGTGGCAGGGGTTATTGAAGTTTTACAGTATGGATGACCTTTTTTATAATAAAAGAAAGGTATTTTATAGAGGATTAATTAAGGGACACCGTTTAAAAATAGCAGGATATTAATATTTAGTATTGAATTATTATAATAAGGAAAATAATTATTATCCTTAATAATTGGTATAATTAATATAAGAGAGGGTGTATTTAATTGAAGATTGAAGCTGATTTACACACACATACTATTGCCAGTGGTCATGCCTATAGTACAGTAAGAGAGATGGCCCAGGCTGCTGCAGGTCGGGGCCTAAAATTGATAGCTATTACTGACCACGGTCCGCTGCTGCCGGGGGGACCTCATGAGTATTATTTTGGTAATATTAAGGTTTTACCAGATTATATTGCTGGTGTGAGGGTTTTAAAGGGAGTTGAGGCAAATATTATGAGTGACGGCAGCCTTGATCTCTCCACAGACTATCTGGACAAGCTGGAATTTATTGCGGCGGGAATACATGAAGATGCAGGTTATTATAATCAAAACAGGACAGCCCATACCGAGGCTACTATCAGGGCAATTATGAATCCCAGGGTAAAGATGATTACCCATCCAGCTAATCTCTATTATCCCATTGAGATAGAGGCTGTTGTCCGGGCTGCCCGTGAACATGATGTTATTCTGGAAGTAAATGCTAGTTCATTTGATAGCTATCGGGTTAATAAAAGGGGTAGTAAAGAGCTGACCTTAAAGATGTGTAAACTGGCCAGGAAATATGGTGTTCCCGTCAGTCTAAATAGTGATGCCCATTATTATGAAGATGTTGGTAATATAAAGGCTATCCTCCCAATTGTAGAAGAGGCTGGTCTTAAAGAAAGTGATATTATTAATACTTCCCTGGAGTTATTAAATAAAGTTATAGATTTTTAGGTCAGGAAGGGTTCCAATTTTAATAAGGGAATCTCTCTTAATGGCGGGGGTCTTTAGCAACAGCCTTGATGGCCTTTGTAATTATTGATATAACATCAACCTGGATTTGATTTTCAAATTCTGTTATCCGGGTCTGGAGTTCCCCTTCTCGACAGGAGAAATACTTGGCGGGCAGTCTATTTAGGGCATAGCTTGCCATGTCCAGCAGGCACTGTTCACAGGTACAGATACCCTTAAATTCAGAAGTCTGCAGTAACTCTTCCATTTTGCTTAAAACAAGTATTTCGGTATGATTACAAAGTCTATCCTGTATCTTATTAAAGTCTATTTCCATCTCCTCCTTATTAAATATAAATATCTTACTAATTTATAGTATTCTGTAGAGGGAAGGGAATACCTTTTTATTAATTGCATTTTTGTGATAAAATTGTATCGCTAGATAAGAAGTCTTGATTTTGAATGGAGAGGGGTTTTTTTATGGATGAACTTGATTTGAAATTATTAGAAGACCTATCCCAGGACAGCCGGGCAACATATGCAGAATTGGGTAGAAAATATAAGCTCAGCAGGGTCTGTATTAGGGAAAGAATAAATAATTTGGTTGACCAAGGGGTTATTGAGAAATTTACTATAGCTATAGATGCCCAAAAGCTGGGGTTAAAACTTTCAGTATTCTTTGATTTAGAAGTAAAACCGGAATCCCTCTATAAAGTAGCTGAAGAACTGGCCGAGGATGAGGCTGTTACTAATATCTTTTTGATGACTGGCTCACCAACATTATTTGTCAATGCCTTATTACGAGACCATAATGAACTTGAGAATTTTATGAGGGAAAAGTTCTATTTCCGTGATGAAATACTCAGAGTTCATAGTAATATCATGTTAAAGAATTTTAAAAGTAAAAGAGGTGGTCTATGTCCTTGAATCTTAACAATGATTTATTCCCGGTTAATTTGTGAGCAGTAAATTATAGTAGTTAATACTTTATCAAAAAAGTAATATATTATAAGATAACACTGAATAAAGAGTAGTAAAACCCATTGACAAAGTGGCTTTCTTATTATAAGATTAAAATAGGTATAAATGTCGTTTTCTGCCTCTTGATACATAACTTTGTATATTATTATATTAATATTTAGTATAGATAAATATAAATTTTATACTTTCCAGAAATATTATTAGGGAAATTACATAAGTTCATTAAAATAAAAAAAAGAGGTGTTTTTATGTTTAAAAGTATTAAAATAAGGATGATTGCAATTATCAGTCTGGTAATTCTAATTTTGGTAGCAGGTAGTTCGTTTTTTGCTTATAACAGTTCGCGCAACATTCTGGAAGATACATTAGATAAAACGGCCCGTGATGCTGCGAATAAAAATGCAATTATTTTTAAAGAAAAATTATTTGATAGTATTAATACAATCAGCAATTTAGATATTACATATATAAGGGATCGAGAGGACCTGATGGAGAGTCTTGATGGGGAAACACTTAGAAGCCTATACTGGATGCAGGTAAGTGATGGTTTTAAGGAACTTGCAGAAGGAAAAAACTCTTTAGAAACTATCTTTGTAGTTGACACAGGTGGTAATTATGTAGATACATTAGGTGAAAGTGGTAATGTACTTGAAGAAGAATATTACGATCAAGCTATAAATAGTCAAGAAATTGTCATCTCTACCCCAATAAAACAGGGTGGTAAAGACCTGATTGCTATCTTACGTCCAATTATAGTTAGAGATAAGATAAGATTACTATTAGGGGGAACAGTTAGTCTTGATTATTTAAACCAGATAGCCAGTACAATGAATATCAATGGTTATGGATATGCCTGGGTAATTGATGAAGAGATGAATACTATCGTCCATGCTAATAAAGGTTACTGGGCTAATCAGTCAATTTTTAAAAATGAACAGCAGCTTAAGGATATAGCAGAAGAAATGGTAGCAGGTAAAACAGGTGAAGAGATCTATACTGTAAATGGGCAGGAGCAGAAGCTCACCTTTGCCCCAGTTGCAGAAACTGGCTGGTCACTGGCTCTAACTGCCAGTAACAGTGAATTATTGTCACCACTAGCAGTAGTCAAAAAAGGTAGTATTACTGCTAGCTTAATTGCTATAATATTAGGGATAATCATTTCATATCTTGTTTCGGCCAGGATTGCCAGTCCCTTAATTAAATTAACTGAGGTCACAGAAAAAGTAGCTGCTGGAGACTTAACCCAGAAAATAAATAATGTCGACACTAGTAGGGATGATGAAATAGGTAGACTGGCTGGGTCAGTGAGGAATATGATCGGAAACCTAAGGATCATGATTGGTAAGGTTGCTGAGATATCGGAAGGAGTAGCCACTTCCAGTGAAAAACTAACAGCAGCTGGTGATCAGGTAGGTGAGAGTGCTGAACAGGTTGGGGTTTCAATCCAGAATGTAGCTGCTGGTGCTGAAGAACAGGCAGCCCAGATTGAGAGGACAGCCAATAATACTAACAACCTGATAAATAAGATAGATGACATAAATCAGGGGTCAAATACAATGAATGAGGCTGCCGGTCATGTGATGAATGATATTAAAAAAGGTAATGAGTCGGTTAATTATTCTATCAAAAATATAAATAATGTCAAAACCTCTACAGGTGAAGTTGCTGAAATTATTAATACGCTGGGAGAAACATCTGCAGAGATAGATAATATTGTTGGCTTAATAAATGGCATTGCTGCCCAGACCAATCTCCTGGCCCTAAATGCTG
This window contains:
- a CDS encoding glycosyltransferase family 2 protein, with amino-acid sequence MSGFTSIIILTYNQLHLTRVCLGSINTYTKKPFELIFVDNGSTDGTVDYLQRIREAKLILNKENLGFSKGVNQGLELARGEEILLLNNDTIPSHNWLSNLQKCLYSRPEIGIVGPRSNYAGGRQGGIAGDFSTINQIHSFSKEFNIPNPCKWHEVELITGFCMLIKKRLIDQLGLFDERFKYGMFEDCDYCKRALNHGYKLYCAGDTFIYHVGSRSFHQNNLNMAEIFYHNKRLFEEKWCNGSVGK
- a CDS encoding late competence development ComFB family protein, translated to MEIDFNKIQDRLCNHTEILVLSKMEELLQTSEFKGICTCEQCLLDMASYALNRLPAKYFSCREGELQTRITEFENQIQVDVISIITKAIKAVAKDPRH
- a CDS encoding FAD-binding protein; translated protein: MGIFVTEECTGCKLCIRSCPFAAIEIKDNQAVILDNCTLCGSCESVCPVQAIKIEKEEKTKDFSDYKNVWVFGEQREGDLNSVVHELVGQGRRLANKLKENLSVILPGYQNIAQAKELINYGVDKVYLIDKKELAEYNDEYYTYVMAELIKKYNPSIVLMGATTIGRSLGPRVAARIKTGLTADCTSLDIDDKSKILLQTRPAFGGNIMATIVCKNHRPQMATVRPGVMKAAEKRENYEGIISKEDLDLSKVILKTEVIDIVREIEDSINIAEADIIVSGGRGVGSGENFNLIRELADTLGGAVGASRAAVDSGWISHDHQVGQTGTTVAPRIYIACGISGAVQHLVGMKSSDIIIAINKDPGASIFNYATYGLVGDLFKIIPLLIEQLKSGATIKESAASFEK
- a CDS encoding CgeB family protein encodes the protein MRLLFINSGLKGIPEGYTRSIMDVLNNWPSLEVMEVWPQELTINTIKSYYPDLIMAFHGNLTPLDIIQYAHTRGILTFIWIVEDPYELDVHTSEWLHSYDYVFTTEIEALAYYNSHNVFYLPWGTNTEIYHPCSVPLKYRSDLCFVGMGFKNRAEILNAIAEEIKGLDVKLIGNWEKWGAELKPCLQDYVLPVHSRAEEVARFYAGARINLNIHRDPVDDINVNTPGIGAESLNNRTFDIAAAGGFQIVDDKRKELNKFYCPGKEIVVFRDPHDLANKIKYYLRDNTIRKEITANAFFKTVNYHTFKNRITRMFNIIKRGYDL
- a CDS encoding Lrp/AsnC family transcriptional regulator produces the protein MDELDLKLLEDLSQDSRATYAELGRKYKLSRVCIRERINNLVDQGVIEKFTIAIDAQKLGLKLSVFFDLEVKPESLYKVAEELAEDEAVTNIFLMTGSPTLFVNALLRDHNELENFMREKFYFRDEILRVHSNIMLKNFKSKRGGLCP
- a CDS encoding GT-D fold domain-containing protein, which codes for MGVYDQEYKMILRSTQWVFSRLKKSLYQGEGFSLIRIGDGETRAIAHNDLISMDAIPPWLSYAGVELPDKGLKDKLLKSIRCADIIGLPFEKNYFFKPLMLEIIKKYGLAFSNICNNRINYDLYTLGYLNSLLKGRRIIIVGRKAAEAAGCFAAANLVATYDLPGMYGVDNTYREISKKRDFEIALVAAGIPAVVLCPKLARLDKIALDLGHVLDSIVTPDKSLFQLMGEWLKENNFS
- a CDS encoding glycosyltransferase family 2 protein, encoding MVSIIVVSYNSLDYLVMTLNSLIEKTNYPCELIVIDNSSDNQTRDYLKKKTEDYKSRIDFKLMLNKENKGYSQACNQGIKMADGKYICLMNNDLILSKNWLERLLVHLKNNPSAGMVGPLGKGIGGEQNYVGIYRQLAYRYPEKGELDKFSDYLYKNFKGDYTETKFLIGCCLLLKREVIEKVGLLDEGFFMSADDFDYSLRTRIAGFSLYVAEDVIVHHYCHQSFASLMPPQEEEMFRQAWSYFNNKWQGLLKFYSMDDLFYNKRKVFYRGLIKGHRLKIAGY
- a CDS encoding electron transfer flavoprotein subunit beta/FixA family protein, whose translation is MNIVVCIKQVPDTTDVKIDKKNNTLIRSGVKSIINPYDVHAIETGLQIRDELGGKVTVISMGPPQVKESLKEAVSLGVDEVVLISDRAFAGADTLATSYTLAKTIEKIGEVDLILCGKQAIDGDTAQVGPGIAEHLAIPHCTYIKNITEITEKSITVQRKIEGGFEIVKLQLPALLTVNKEINEPRLPSIRGILKAKEIDVPVWTANDLVLDKAAIGLDGSPTQVVSIATPEINIKGDIFKGTPEEQVNNLVKIFCEQQILG
- a CDS encoding glycosyltransferase family 2 protein is translated as MISIIMLSYGSNILTRQSIDSILEHTSTDYELIVVDNNSGLLLRDKKYKGIRLIKNRGNPGYARGCNQGADQAKGRYLLFLNNDTIVTPGWLLAMYQVMLKNKDVGIVGSKLLFPDTGRIQHAGVIFIDRLPGHIYYNESPFEVPIEEEKEYPAVTGACLLIRKSLFERVGGFDHLFINSYEDIDLCLKIRGLGYRIIYTPDSLVYHYSSKSPGRHRYDKRNLALLLKKWQGSSLLS
- a CDS encoding phosphatase gives rise to the protein MKIEADLHTHTIASGHAYSTVREMAQAAAGRGLKLIAITDHGPLLPGGPHEYYFGNIKVLPDYIAGVRVLKGVEANIMSDGSLDLSTDYLDKLEFIAAGIHEDAGYYNQNRTAHTEATIRAIMNPRVKMITHPANLYYPIEIEAVVRAAREHDVILEVNASSFDSYRVNKRGSKELTLKMCKLARKYGVPVSLNSDAHYYEDVGNIKAILPIVEEAGLKESDIINTSLELLNKVIDF
- a CDS encoding methyl-accepting chemotaxis protein is translated as MFKSIKIRMIAIISLVILILVAGSSFFAYNSSRNILEDTLDKTARDAANKNAIIFKEKLFDSINTISNLDITYIRDREDLMESLDGETLRSLYWMQVSDGFKELAEGKNSLETIFVVDTGGNYVDTLGESGNVLEEEYYDQAINSQEIVISTPIKQGGKDLIAILRPIIVRDKIRLLLGGTVSLDYLNQIASTMNINGYGYAWVIDEEMNTIVHANKGYWANQSIFKNEQQLKDIAEEMVAGKTGEEIYTVNGQEQKLTFAPVAETGWSLALTASNSELLSPLAVVKKGSITASLIAIILGIIISYLVSARIASPLIKLTEVTEKVAAGDLTQKINNVDTSRDDEIGRLAGSVRNMIGNLRIMIGKVAEISEGVATSSEKLTAAGDQVGESAEQVGVSIQNVAAGAEEQAAQIERTANNTNNLINKIDDINQGSNTMNEAAGHVMNDIKKGNESVNYSIKNINNVKTSTGEVAEIINTLGETSAEIDNIVGLINGIAAQTNLLALNAAIEAARAGNAGKGFSVVAEEIRQLAEESSGATEQIAVLISKIQKGVNNAIAEMDNNIEAVDNSVKAIDDTGDVFNEIEREALNLKELINEIVQNSQAMAEDSKQVEEAINDITELSEQFASNSEEVAASSEEQIAATEEIVDGAKDLNDMSEELTRSIDQFKLK
- a CDS encoding acyl-CoA dehydrogenase family protein, whose protein sequence is MDYFLTEKQKIICNLARRIAEEKIVPVAAKYDESGEFPWEIMKIIAQTDMFRVFIPEKYGGLDGGVLEMALVTEELSKICGGIALGYAATGLGSMPILLFGNEEQKEKYLPQVADGTIAAFALTESEAGSDASNMQTTAAKDGDFYILNGTKQWITNGGEADLYTVIAMTNKSKGSRGATAFIVEKGTPGFSFGVKEDKMGIRGSTTRELIFNNCRIHKSQILGRIGMGYIVALKTLDRTRPGVAAQAVGIAQGAINVCLKYTKEREQFGQTIASFQATRHMLADMAMQTEAARSLVYSTARMIDSGATKIGRESAMCKCFASDVAMKVTTDAVQIFGGYGYMKDYPVEKMMRDAKITQIYEGTNQIQRNVIAATLWN